TTGCTGTTGCTGGACGGTGAACGTCGGCGACATCCGGTTCGGGTCGAGCAGCCGGACCTGGTCGTTGGCGGCCAGCCCGGCGAGCAGGTCCTTCGACGTGGCAGCGGTCGTCCCCGGCAGCGACGCGACACTGACGTCGCCGGCCAGCCCGAACGCCTGCCGGGTCGCCGTGATGTTGCGGGCGATGTACTTCGTCTCCACCGTCGACGCGCTCGGCTTGGTCCAGAACTGCTGCACCAGACGCGGCACCGCGATGCCGCCGACGAAGGCGCAGCCCGCCATCACGGCAATCGCGGTCACCAGCAGCTTGTTGCTCTGCACGGCGACGTTCGCGAGCAGCAGCAGCGCGCAGATCGCCGCGACGACCATCAGCGCCAGCTTGGCCGGGATGACCGCGTGGACGTCGGTGTAGGAGGGACCGGTCACGACGCCGCGATTGGAGGTGGCCGTCGCGAGCCGGTCCAGCCAGTAACCGAACACCTTGAGGGCGAGGTAGAGCGCGAGCAGCAGCGACAGATGGATCTGCAACGCGCGCGACAGCCTCGGGCCCTTGCCCCGTGGCCGCAGCGCGCCATAGGCGTACGCCGTCACGAGCAGCACGATGATCGCGGTGCCGACCACCCGGAACAGCAGCGTCAACACCAGCCGGTGCAGCGGATAGGTGAACAGGAAGTAGGAGATGTCCCGGTGGAACTGCGGGTCCTTCTGGCCGAACGGGACCGCGTGACGCCACAGCAGCCACGTCTGCCAGCCGCTCGCCGCAGCGGACCCGGCCTGCACGGCGAGCACCACCACGATCACGGTGAACAGCAGCTTGCGCAGTCGACGCTCCAGCCGGCTGAACAGATATCGCCAGCGCTGCCGGGTGGGGTCCGGGTTGAAGTCCGGGCGCTGCCGCACCGCCACGACCAGCGTGTGGCCGACCGCGGCCGCCATGAGGGCGCCGAAGGTCACGAACAGCAGCGCCTGCGTCCAGAACCTGCGGGTGTACGCCGACTCGTCGCCGATCGAGCGGAACCACAGCAGGTTGGTGTCGATGCCGACGAGCGCGTTGAGGGCGTAGCCGATGGCGATCAGCACCAGCACGACCGCGGTCAGCACCAGGATCAGCTGGCGTCTGCTGCGTCGAGGCGGTTTCTGCCCAGCATGGACCGCCTCTGACACCGGGCAAATCTATCGCGGGCATCATGAAGGAATGCGCAGATCCGCTCCGATGCGCGGCATGCAGGCCATCGACAAGAACCCGGTGCTGCTCTCCGTCGTACGACGGTTGCGTGAGTACCTACCGGGTGATGAGGACTTCGGTGACCCGCTGTCGACCGCCCGGTTCGGACACGTCGCGACGGCCAACCGGCAGTGGACCGAGCTCACCGAGAAGCGGCCGGGGGTGGTCCGGGAGCTCGGCAGGGGCGCCCTTCAGGTCTGGCAGTCCGTCCTCGAGGCGAGGGGCGAGGACTACGGCGAGCAGGAAGTCACCGTCGTGTTCACCGACCTCGTGAAGTTCTCCGACTGGGCGCTCGAAGCGGGTGACGACGACGCGCTGCGACTGCTGCGTGAGGTGGCGGCGGCGATCGAACCGCCCGTGCAGCGGTACGGCGGCCTGGTCGTCAAACGGCTCGGCGACGGGATGATGGCGATCTTCCCGACCCCGCAGAGCGCCTTCGAAGCGATCGTCGAGGCCAATGCCAACCTGAAGACGGTCAAGGTCGGCAGCTACCGCCCGCGGATGCGCGCCGGCATGCACACCGGCAACCCGCGCAAGCTCGGCGGTGACTACCTCGGGGTCGACGTCAACATCGCCGCGAGGGTCGCCCAGAAGGCGACCGGCGGGGAGATCCTCGCGTCGCAGTCAGCGGTCGCCGAGCTCGACCCCGCCCGGGTCGCCAGACGCAAGAAGCGGTCCTTCGCGCTGGTGCGCGCGAAGGGCGTCCCGGACGAGCTCGAGGTCTACGCGGTCAGCCCTACCGGTAGCCCTTAGCGGGCCGATGTGCGGGGAACTGGACGACCTGCTGGAAGGTCGGGCGGTTCTGCCAGTCGGGGAAGGGCTGACCGACGATGCCGAGCGGACGGAAGTGGATCGCGTCGTACTGCGGCATCGACTCGTGCTTGTCGCCGGTCGCCTTGCGGTCGGCCAGCAACGCGCTGTCGACGGACCACCTCGCCACGTCGGCCGTCCCGTTCTCCGAGCGCAGGGTGCGATACACGTGCAGCAGCGCTGCGCGGATCGCCGCGGCACACGTCGCCGGGCCGCCGCCGCACCACTTGCTCGTGATCACCGACGTGAACGGGTCGAGCGGGTGCTGCCCCCGCAGCTGCTGCAGCGTCTTCTGCAGGTAGCCCTCCCAGCCGCCGTCGTACGCGCTGCCGAGGTGGGCGTCGCCGCTGTTGGGTGTGTTGACGAACTGCATCGGCAGGATGCTGTACCCGCTCGTCACCGCGCCGCCGGTGCTGCCCTGCCCGCCGATCCCGCCGGCGCCGAGCAGCCGGTTGTAGACGGCTTCGATCAGCTCCGGTTCGAGCTCGTCCATGATCGCGACCGCGGCGTGCGCCTGGTAGAGCGCGGCGGACGGGTTCGCCCGCTTGCGGTGCGCACCCGCGGCGTACCACTTCGCGAGAACGCCGAGCATCTTCCGCACGCCTGCCGGCAGCTGCTGCCCCTTCTCGTAGCCGAGCAGCTGCGGCAGCACCGTCAGCCCGTCGAGGTCCTGGCTGGCGGCAGTCTCCATCGCCTTCACGACGTCGGCGCGGGTGAGCCGGTGATGGGTGATCCGGATCTGCTTCTTCAGCTGCGCGACCAGCATCTGCGACCGGTACGTCGGCCCGTACCCGTACTGGTCGTCGGCGGCGGAGAAGCCAGGCGCCGGCTTGTTGTTCCAGCTGACGAAGAACCCCTGCTTGGGGTCGGTCTCGTGCACGTGCCGGCTCGCGGGCAGGAAGCCCCGCCACTCGGCGTCGCCGGTTCCCCACGTCGGCAGGTTCGGGTCGGCACCCTTCGCGCGGATCGGGTCCCGTCCGCTGACGAAGTACGCCGCGTGCTTGTCGTCGACGTAGAACCAGTTGAACGTGTACTGGATCTTCGCGGCGCCGCGCTCCCAGGACTTCACGTTGTAGGTGAGCTTCGGGTCGCCCCACTGCAGGAAGCCGGCGACCGAGTCGACGTCGTGGTTGTAGGTGCTGCGCTGGTTCACCACGGCGACCGGCTTACCGTCGACGGTCGTCCAGCCCTGGACGACGCCGTGGCGGGTCAGGAAGATCTTGTGGTCGATGGTGACCGGCGCGCCGAGACCGCCGGGCTTGGTGAGGGCGGTCTCGCTGAAGTCCTCCGCCGTCATCGGAACGCACTTGCCGTCGAACTCGTACGACGTGCCGGTGGCTGACGGCTTGCCGCCGCCTGGCGAGCAGATCTTCTCGATCCGCTGGTCGATCAGGTCGCTGCCGGCCGATGTCGCCGACCAGGCGTAGTCGACGCCACGGCCGAGCTCGACCAGGCCGGTCCCAGGGAACGACGCGCCTTCGGCGTGGTAGTCGGGAGCGCTGATCTCCTCTTGCGAGAGGATCTGCGGTGCGAAGTAGCTGACCTGCGGGCCGAACACCGCGATCGGGTGGTGGGCCTTGGTCTCCTTCGCGTCCACCACCAGCGCGTTGCTCATGTGGTTCGGCGTGTCCTGCAACGACGCGATGCCGGCCAGCGCGGTGAGGTTGGGTGAGGTGAGGTTGCAGTTCGGGGTGGTGTCGGTCGGACCACCGATCAGCTTGGCCGTGTCGGGGATCGCGGTGAGCTTCGGGTTGGGGTGGTTGACGATCTCGTACGGGAAGCGCTTGCCGATCACGGTCGTCTGCGCACCCGGGTCGTTCTGTTCCTTGAACTCGGTGAACGCCTTCGCGCCTGCCGCGGCACCGAGGTGCTGGCGCAGGTAGGAGTACAGCGCGGCGTTGGCGACCTCGATGCCGCCGCCCTTGCCGAAGATCCCGCCGATCAGGCCGGCCACGTCGACTACGTCGCCCGGCGTCCACTTCTGCGGCAGCCCGACCGCCGCCACGTAGTCGGCGTCGAGCAGCGTCGGGTTCGTCTGCGTCTTCGCGATCCAGGCGTTCACGCCGTCGACGTACGCGTCGAGCATGTTCTCTGCGAGCTGGCCCTCCTTGCCGTACTCGCGCGGCAACGCCTCGACCTGCGCGGTGGCCTGGGCAGAGGTGTACGGCGCGAGCAGGAGCTCGTCGTGGTCCATCTGCTCGTCCGAGCACGACGGCCCGATGAACTCGCTCAGCGTGCCGGCGCCGTAGTGCCGCAGCACGTCCATCAGGAACAGTCGGTCCTCGGCCTGGGCGTACCCCGCCCCGAAGGCGGCGGCCTCGTCGGTCGCGCCGTAGATGTGCGGCACGTCGTTCGCGTCGCGCACGATCTTGACCTGGCCCGCCGGGTACTGCGCGCTGCTCGGGTCCTCGGTGCGGATGACGTCGCCGGGCTTCACCCCGAACGACTCGTCGTCGTAGTACTTGTCCAGCGT
The genomic region above belongs to Mycobacteriales bacterium and contains:
- a CDS encoding adenylate/guanylate cyclase domain-containing protein: MRRSAPMRGMQAIDKNPVLLSVVRRLREYLPGDEDFGDPLSTARFGHVATANRQWTELTEKRPGVVRELGRGALQVWQSVLEARGEDYGEQEVTVVFTDLVKFSDWALEAGDDDALRLLREVAAAIEPPVQRYGGLVVKRLGDGMMAIFPTPQSAFEAIVEANANLKTVKVGSYRPRMRAGMHTGNPRKLGGDYLGVDVNIAARVAQKATGGEILASQSAVAELDPARVARRKKRSFALVRAKGVPDELEVYAVSPTGSP
- a CDS encoding penicillin acylase family protein, which gives rise to MPKTRRVVVLLSAAAVTAALAAVPAAALAGAGGAHYRLPSSAYRAGDYAHGQAMSILPPGENGSVTGAQLANFELAKQRPPYSQNQLAKYENLLYGYPTLTDGTLDKYYDDESFGVKPGDVIRTEDPSSAQYPAGQVKIVRDANDVPHIYGATDEAAAFGAGYAQAEDRLFLMDVLRHYGAGTLSEFIGPSCSDEQMDHDELLLAPYTSAQATAQVEALPREYGKEGQLAENMLDAYVDGVNAWIAKTQTNPTLLDADYVAAVGLPQKWTPGDVVDVAGLIGGIFGKGGGIEVANAALYSYLRQHLGAAAGAKAFTEFKEQNDPGAQTTVIGKRFPYEIVNHPNPKLTAIPDTAKLIGGPTDTTPNCNLTSPNLTALAGIASLQDTPNHMSNALVVDAKETKAHHPIAVFGPQVSYFAPQILSQEEISAPDYHAEGASFPGTGLVELGRGVDYAWSATSAGSDLIDQRIEKICSPGGGKPSATGTSYEFDGKCVPMTAEDFSETALTKPGGLGAPVTIDHKIFLTRHGVVQGWTTVDGKPVAVVNQRSTYNHDVDSVAGFLQWGDPKLTYNVKSWERGAAKIQYTFNWFYVDDKHAAYFVSGRDPIRAKGADPNLPTWGTGDAEWRGFLPASRHVHETDPKQGFFVSWNNKPAPGFSAADDQYGYGPTYRSQMLVAQLKKQIRITHHRLTRADVVKAMETAASQDLDGLTVLPQLLGYEKGQQLPAGVRKMLGVLAKWYAAGAHRKRANPSAALYQAHAAVAIMDELEPELIEAVYNRLLGAGGIGGQGSTGGAVTSGYSILPMQFVNTPNSGDAHLGSAYDGGWEGYLQKTLQQLRGQHPLDPFTSVITSKWCGGGPATCAAAIRAALLHVYRTLRSENGTADVARWSVDSALLADRKATGDKHESMPQYDAIHFRPLGIVGQPFPDWQNRPTFQQVVQFPAHRPAKGYR